From one Triticum aestivum cultivar Chinese Spring chromosome 4B, IWGSC CS RefSeq v2.1, whole genome shotgun sequence genomic stretch:
- the LOC123092589 gene encoding heat shock cognate 70 kDa protein — MAGAKDDWPAIGIDLGTTYSRPSHNRVEVIPNDQGNLTTPSCVAFTDTCRLIGDSAMNQAAMNSVNTVFDAKRLIGRRFSDTSVQSDIKLWPFKVIQGPGDRSMIVVQYRGLEKQFVAAEISCMLLMKMREVAEAYLGTVVKNAVITVPVYFNDSQRQATLDAGTIAGLNVMRIINEPSAAVIAYGLDRTSSSSEVKTVLIFDLGGGTLDISVINIDKGIFTVKATAGDTHLGGEDLNSQMVQHFVQDILRRHKSDIRSNPRALMRLRMACERAKRMLTSTVQAKIEIDSLHDGIDFYGTITRARFEELNMGLFCKCIEHVEKCLIDAKVEKSQIHDVVLVGGSTRIPKIQQLLNDFFNGKKLCKSINPDEAVAIGAAVQAATLSGEGNQKVQDLILLDVTPLSLGVEIVSGIMGDPGIMSVLIPRNTTIPVKRDGPYTTIYDFQTSVTFPVYEGEGEFTKDNNLLGQVTVSGIPPELKGMARLKVTYEVEANGIMRVSAEDLTTGNKSSVTIDKGGLRKEEINRMMRDAGKYKSEDKKQIKKIKMENDKDKKQMQKENGEGWLSKKEIEGMVKKKRMLQGAEKYKSEDKKQVKKENKEGWLSKEEFERMLKKKRMVKDAEKHKSEDRKQIKNESKGS; from the exons ATGGCTGGCGCGAAGGACGACTGGCCGGCGATCGGCATCGACCTCGGGACGACCTACTCCCGGCCGTCGCACAACCGTGTCGAGGTCATCCCCAACGACCAGGGCAAcctcaccacgccgtcctgcgttGCCTTCACCGACACCTGCCGTCTCATCGGCGACTCGGCCATGAACCAGGCCGCAATGAACTCCGTCAACACCGTCTTCG ACGCAAAGCGACTTATTGGCCGGCGATTCAGTGACACGTCCGTACAAAGTGATATCAAGCTATGGCCTTTCAAAGTCATTCAAGGTCCTGGTGACCGGTCGATGATCGTGGTGCAGTACAGGGGGTTGGAGAAGCAGTTCGTTGCTGCAGAGATCTCCTGCATGTTGCTGATGAAGATGCGTGAGGTGGCCGAGGCCTACCTAGGCACGGTGGTGAAGAACGCCGTCATCACTGTCCCGGTCTACTTCAATGACTCCCAGCGCCAGGCTACCCTTGACGCCGGCACCattgctggcctcaacgtcatgcGCATCATCAACGAGCCCTCAGCTGCAGTCATCGCTTATGGTCTTGACAGGACGTCCAGCAGCAGTGAAGTGAAGACGGTGCTCATATTTGATCTTGGCGGCGGTACCTTGGATATCTCGGTTATCAATATTGACAAGGGAATCTTTACGGTCAAGGCCACTGCTGGTGACACCCACCTTGGTGGGGAGGATCTTAACAGCCAGATGGTGCAGCACTTCGTGCAGGATATTCTTAGGAGACACAAGAGTGACATCAGAAGCAACCCGAGGGCGCTCATGCGGCTGAGGATGGCTTGCGAGAGGGCAAAGAGGATGCTAACTTCCACAGTGCAGGCCAAAATTGAGATTGACTCGCTCCACGATGGCATTGACTTTTATGGGACCATCACTCGTGCCCGGTTTGAGGAGCTCAACATGGGCCTCTTTTGCAAGTGCATTGAGCACGTCGAGAAGTGCCTCATCGATGCCAAGGTGGAGAAGTCTCAAATCCACGATGTCGTGCTTGTGGGAGGCTCCACCAGGATCCCCAAGATTCAGCAGCTGCTTAATGATTTCTTCAACGGGAAGAAATTATGCAAGAGCATCAACCCTGACGAGGCTGTCGCCATTGGTGCTGCTGTACAGGCCGCCACCCTCAGCGGCGAGGGAAACCAGAAGGTGCAGGACTTGATCCTTCTTGACGTCACACCACTCTCGCTCGGGGTAGAGATAGTAAGTGGTATCATGGGTGACCCTGGTATCATGAGCGTGCTGATACCCAGGAACACCACCATCCCCGTTAAGAGAGATGGGCCTTACACAACCATATACGACTTCCAGACCAGCGTGACCTTCCCGGTGTACGAGGGTGAAGGGGAGTTTACCAAGGACAACAACCTCCTGGGACAGGTCACTGTCTCTGGTATTCCCCCAGAGCTTAAGGGCATGGCACGACTCAAAGTGACATATGAAGTCGAAGCGAACGGTATCATGAGGGTGTCGGCGGAGGACCTGACGACTGGAAACAAGAGCAGTGTCACCATCGACAAGGGTGGGCTGAGGAAGGAGGAGATAAATCGCATGATGCGGGATGCTGGGAAGTACAAGTCCGAGGACAAGaaacaaataaagaaaataaagaTGGAAAACGACAAGGACAAGAAACAAATGCAGAAGGAAAATGGTGAGGGTTGGCTGAGCAAGAAGGAGATCGAGGGCATGGTAAAGAAGAAGCGCATGCTGCAGGGTGCTGAGAAGTACAAGTCCGAGGACAAGAAGCAAGTAAAGAAGGAAAACAAGGAAGGTTGGTTGAGCAAGGAGGAGTTTGAGCGCATGTTGAAGAAGAAACGCATGGTGAAGGATGCCGAGAAGCACAAGTCCGAAGACAGGAAGCAAATAAAGAACGAGAGCAAAGGCTCGTAA